AAAGAACAACCTTCTAAAAATTAAAAATTTACCAAAAAAATTTTATAACCAAAACAAAAAAAATCATCATATCACTAGAAAATCAGACAGTGTCTGATGATTCATACAAAAAAATATGTTAAAATCAATTTAATTAGGGAGTAAATGATTTATTTTGTTCAAATTTTAAGATTCCTTTAATTTTTGATACCATCCTTTACCAGTACTTCCCTTTAATCTGGGAAGTATAAAACTGCGCAGAATGATCTGGAAGATCACGCTTATCATATGGCGATGTTTCATCAGATATTTAGGTCTTGAATAAAATTTTAGATATGCTTCTGCCAGTTTTCTTTCAACCATCGCCTTGGTTAAACCTAGCTGTTCATACTTCAAAACCGGCTTCAAAACGGTATATTTATCCCAGTTGTTGGTGTCAATCAATCCTTTTTTGTGAAGTTCTTGATAGATAGGGGTCCCTGGAAATGGTGTTAAAATGGAGTATTGACTGTAGTCTGGATTTAACTTTATGGAGAAATCAATGGTCTGATCTATGTCTTCTTTGGTTTCACCAGGATAACCCAGTATAAATGAAGTTAAAACTTCTAAACCTACATTCTTGGCACTTTTAACAGCAGTTTCTGCTTCTTGAAGGGTAATTCCTTTTTTCATCAAATCCAAAATTCGCTGAGATCCTGATTCAACACCGTAGTATAAGGTGCTCATACCTGCCTTTTTCAGTTTCCTGAGCAAATTATTATCAACCATATCCACTCGAGAGGAGGCAACGAAACTCACATCTAAGTTTCTATCTTCAATTTCCTGGGCTATTTGAGAGGCTCTTTTTTTGTTGAGCATGAATGTGTCATCCATGAATGCTATGTCCCTTAGTTTATATTTATGCAGTAATTCCTCGATTTCGTCAACTACATTCTCAGGACTGCGGGATCTGAATTTTTTACCCATGATCAACGACGAAGAACAGTATCCACACGAGTAAACACATCCTCTACTGGTGATCATCCCTCCGGATTGTTCTCGAGAAACACCATAAGAATCGAATGGCACCAAGTGTCTAGCAGGTAAAGGTAGGGAATCCAGATCCTTTATAAGAGGTCTGGGGGGAGTGAATTTGATGTTTCCTTCCTTCAGATCTTTGTATGCAATTCCACTAACTTCTTCCAGATCTCTGCCATGGTTATCAATCTGATTTTCAGTCAGATCAACCATGGTTTTTTCACCCTCACCCCTAACAACCACATCAATGCCCTCCGAAGTTTTTAAAATATTTTCAGGCATGAATGTTGGATGAGGGCCACCTATCACGAATAAAGAGTCAGGTAGGAATTTTTTTGCAAACTCCATATACTTCAGGGCGGTGTTTATGGTGGAAGTGGTTGCGGTAATTGCCATTATCTGAGGATTTAGTTTGGCTGCAATTTCAGATACCTTCTCATATCCCATCTGCATTAAATCATCATCAATTATTTTAACAGAAAATGAAGCATTTTCCAGGGAAGATGCCAAGTACATCAGATTCAGTGGAGGAGTGATGAATCCTAAACTATTTTTCACAGCATTCTCATCATAGGGGTTTATTAATATCACATCCATCGTATCAGCCTTCAACTTTAAGATCAATTAAAATTCTACCATCTGGAAGTTCTTGAGCAGCATTAAGTCTTTTTTTAATATTCATCCATTCGTTATTGTTGTTGATGCATCCTGGATCCGGTGCCAGTATATCATTAAAATAGTTGTATGCTCTGGCTCTGCATCCTCCGCAAATAAATTGGGATTCACACACCCCGCAATGCCCATGTAGGATGTTTTTATCACGTAATTTCAGTAATAGATCATTATTTTTCCATAAAACATTAAAATCATCAGAAAGAATGTTGCCTAGACGCACCTCTTCGGTGTGAGGGAAAAAAACGCAGGGGAATATGTCTCCATTGGGTTCTAAGCTAAGATAAAACCTTCCAGCCCCACAACCTCCTATAAAATCAGCGAGTTTTTTCAAAGAGTTATTGATATACTCTGGATTGTAGAAATGTGTTGGAATAATATTAGATTTTTGGGAGGCTAAAGATTTTGCAATCCTTGCATATTGTGGTGCAGTGGATAAGATTTGCATTTCCCCTTTCCCATTTTGTGAATATGCATCTTCCAGTAAACTCTGCCTCATTTCTGGCGAAATGTCCATGTCCATGATTTTGCTACCATTTCCAGTGGGTATGAAATTGTAAAGCATGAACCACTGGACACCCAATTCCCTTACAAACTCCATCATCAAGGGTATTTCATTGAAATTATGTTCAGTTACTGTGGTGGCAACTTCCACAAATAGGTCAGCTTCAACACAGTTATTAATAGCCTGAACAGCCTTATCCCAGGCACCGTTAACTCCCCGGAATGAATCATGTGTGGCAGGGTCCAGACCATCAAGACTTATCTGTACAAACTCTAACCCAGAATCAACATATTTATCAACATTTTTTTGTTTAGAAAGGGAATATCCATTGGTGGCCATGGCTGCAAACATTCCCTGATCCTTTGAATGTTGGATGAATTCATGGATGCAAGGATGGATGGTTGGTTCACCTCCGGAAAATGCCACAGAAGTTACACCCGATTCGGCAAGAATGTCAAGGCCTTTAATAATTTGTTGATAATTCAGTTCGTCTTTATCTTTACGTCCTGCGTTTTCATAGCAATGTTCACATTTCATATTGCATCTTCTGGTGATGTTCCACACCACCTGGAATGGTGCACCCGGTACAAATGGTTTCTGAACTCCGAATAAGGCTATGCCTTTAATAACGCTACTTAAACCTTTTACCCAGTATGGATCTTCCATTACTTCCCTGAATTCAGATTCTGAGACTCTAAAATTAGCAAATCCTTTATTTATAAGGTAAGTTATGATCTTAGATAGTAACCTGCAGATTATGCATGCATCTTCCCTTTTACCTAAAAATAGTTCCAAACCAACTTCTAATCGATTGGTACCATCCTTTTCGCAGTGTTCTAATGTTTTTTTAAGAAGTAATCTGGAAAATGGATTATTAGCAATACTTTCGAAAGTACCTATCATACTTTCTAAATTATCATCGGATGGATCAGCATCATCTTCTCTTTCAACGTCATTTGTCACTTCATGCACCCCTCAATCGGTCACAAATAACTATTTAAGGATCAAAATAAACTTTTCAGATAAAAAGAGTGGTAATGAATTCATAATAAAATAAAAGTTTTATCTTATTACAGCTTATTTCACCTTAATATAAATTAAACTGTATAGTTTATAAATTTTTCCGAATCCCATAATTGTAAAGCTATTAATAAGCCATGATACAAAAGTGTGATAAGAAGGCTACAGAATAGGATAATTGTACAATTTGGTAGTGTATTGTAATTTTATTGAAGGTTTACAATGTCATCTAAAAACAAATCCAGAGAAGTACTTGGAAATGAATTAGAAAGGTTAAAAGAGGATTATATCGAACTAAACTCTGGTTTAAAAATTGAAAAAGAATATGATGGTCAACTAGTCATAAATGAACGATTTTTATCTCAAATTGTTATGGAATTTGTAGAAATTCCTTTAGAAATGGACATATACGATTTTTTGGCTGAAAAGTTGAAAGGATTATTCAAAGATGCTATCATCTTGGTAAGTGCCTATGATGAAGATTCTGATAGTTTCAGAATTTGTTCAATTTCAGGTCAAAGAAAAACTGTGGAGGAATTATCCCAAAAAGTTTTAGGTCGAAGCATGTTTGGTTTGAATATTCCACGCAGTATAAACTATGGTCTTTTTTTAACGGGTCATCTTAATAAGATGGATGAAGGCTTGCATCAACTTTTATTAGGCAGAGTATCCAGGAATATTTGTCAGTCCATTGAAAAATCATTGTGTCTTGGGAGGATCTACAACATTGGTTTAAGTTGTAAAGGAAGAATGTATGGAGCTGTGGACATAGGCTTAAAAAAGGGCACTAAAATTGAAAATAAGGAGTTTATAGAAGTTTTAGTTAAGATGGCGGCAGTGGTTATAGAGAGGCGAAGAGCTGAGACTAAAATTTTAGAAAATGAAGCCAAATACCGCAGTTATGTAGATAATGCCCCATATGGTATTATCGTAACTGATGAAAACGGCCGTTATCTTGAAGTGAATGAAATGGTCAGTGACATAACAGGATATTCCAAAGAAGAACTTTTTAAAATGGGTATTCCTGGTTTAGTCCCATTAAAATATCTGGAAGGAGTTACCAAAGAACTTTTGAATTCACAACTGACAGAACAGGCTGCTTTAGAATTCAAATTCCTGCATAAAAATGGTCAGACGAGAAATGGGACCATAAAATGTGTTAAACTTCCAAAAAAGAAATATTTAGGGTTTTTAACTGATGTTACCCAGCGAATGAAGGCAGAGGAAGACTTAAAATTAAGCAAATTTTGCTTGGAAAATGCTATTTCTCTAGCTAATTTGGCTAACTGGGAATTTGACATATTTAAGAGAAGTTTCACCTTTAATGATCGTTTTTATACCATGTGTGGCACAACAGCAGAAGAAGAGGGTGGTTATTTGCTGTCTGTGGATGACTATATAAAAGAATTTGTACACCCTGACGATGCTCAAATTGTTGAAGATGCCATCACCAAATCAGATACTAATCTGGAGTACAGGATAATTCGTCGAGATGGTGAGACCCGTTATATAGTTTCAAATGTTAAATTTGTCAAAGGTGAGGAAGGTAACCTTATCAATGTCTACGGCACAAACCAAGATATTACAAACATTAAAGAGACTCAGAAAAAGTTAGAAATTGCTCTGGAAGAAAAAGAGATGCTTATTAAAGAAATACACCACAGAGTTAAAAACAATTTAATGGTGATATCTAGTCTATTGAACCTGCAGTCTCAGCATATTGAAGATGAAGATGTCTTAAGTGTTTTCCGTGAGAGCGAAAATCGGGCAAAATCCATGGCTCTTATACACGAAAGCCTGTATCGTTCCACTGATCTAAAGCAAATAGATTTTGGTGATTACATCCGCTCTCTAACCAAAAATTTGTTCTACACTTATGTGCCTGATCCAAATCGCATAAAACTAAATTTAAAAGTAGAAGATTTAATGATAGATATTAACACTGCAGTTCCTTTAGGGTTGATAGTTAATGAGATTGTAACCAACAGTATGAAATACGCATTTCCCGGGGATGAAACTGGAGAAATCACGGTTGAATTCTACCCAGAAAATGAAACTTTAATCTTGCGAGTAGCTGATGATGGTATAGGATTACCTGATGATTTAGATTTAGAAAAAATTAGTTCATTGGGTTTACAAATTGTAAACAACCTTACTCACCAAATTGATGGTGAGATCGAGGTTGGTGGAACTAATGGTGCAGAAATTAAAATTAAGTTTAAAGAATTTGAGAAAAAATGATTATATTAATTTAGGAGCAAAAAATCAGGAAACCAGAGTTTACATGAACTGTATAAAGAGTTTTTTTCTCACTGTTTTTAGCCAAATTTCACAAACATTTTATTCATTTCCTGGTTCCTTTATTTCAACATTAAATTGACAGAAGGAGTAACCACTGGTCCAGCACCTTACCTCCTCTGCAAAAACCTTTTTATCTGTAAATTCCCCCAACAGGCCAATGATCATACCTGTTTCGAAGTAGCAGGTTGGTTTTCCTATGTTAGGCAAACCACAACATTCAATACATTCATAAACTCTTAAATCAAGCCTTTTACCATCTTCTATTTTTTCTTCCTTGAAAATATCGAGAATACCTATTTTATATTTGGCTAAAA
The sequence above is a segment of the Methanobacterium petrolearium genome. Coding sequences within it:
- a CDS encoding PAS domain-containing sensor histidine kinase, translated to MSSKNKSREVLGNELERLKEDYIELNSGLKIEKEYDGQLVINERFLSQIVMEFVEIPLEMDIYDFLAEKLKGLFKDAIILVSAYDEDSDSFRICSISGQRKTVEELSQKVLGRSMFGLNIPRSINYGLFLTGHLNKMDEGLHQLLLGRVSRNICQSIEKSLCLGRIYNIGLSCKGRMYGAVDIGLKKGTKIENKEFIEVLVKMAAVVIERRRAETKILENEAKYRSYVDNAPYGIIVTDENGRYLEVNEMVSDITGYSKEELFKMGIPGLVPLKYLEGVTKELLNSQLTEQAALEFKFLHKNGQTRNGTIKCVKLPKKKYLGFLTDVTQRMKAEEDLKLSKFCLENAISLANLANWEFDIFKRSFTFNDRFYTMCGTTAEEEGGYLLSVDDYIKEFVHPDDAQIVEDAITKSDTNLEYRIIRRDGETRYIVSNVKFVKGEEGNLINVYGTNQDITNIKETQKKLEIALEEKEMLIKEIHHRVKNNLMVISSLLNLQSQHIEDEDVLSVFRESENRAKSMALIHESLYRSTDLKQIDFGDYIRSLTKNLFYTYVPDPNRIKLNLKVEDLMIDINTAVPLGLIVNEIVTNSMKYAFPGDETGEITVEFYPENETLILRVADDGIGLPDDLDLEKISSLGLQIVNNLTHQIDGEIEVGGTNGAEIKIKFKEFEKK
- a CDS encoding B12-binding domain-containing radical SAM protein, giving the protein MDVILINPYDENAVKNSLGFITPPLNLMYLASSLENASFSVKIIDDDLMQMGYEKVSEIAAKLNPQIMAITATTSTINTALKYMEFAKKFLPDSLFVIGGPHPTFMPENILKTSEGIDVVVRGEGEKTMVDLTENQIDNHGRDLEEVSGIAYKDLKEGNIKFTPPRPLIKDLDSLPLPARHLVPFDSYGVSREQSGGMITSRGCVYSCGYCSSSLIMGKKFRSRSPENVVDEIEELLHKYKLRDIAFMDDTFMLNKKRASQIAQEIEDRNLDVSFVASSRVDMVDNNLLRKLKKAGMSTLYYGVESGSQRILDLMKKGITLQEAETAVKSAKNVGLEVLTSFILGYPGETKEDIDQTIDFSIKLNPDYSQYSILTPFPGTPIYQELHKKGLIDTNNWDKYTVLKPVLKYEQLGLTKAMVERKLAEAYLKFYSRPKYLMKHRHMISVIFQIILRSFILPRLKGSTGKGWYQKLKES
- a CDS encoding radical SAM/SPASM domain-containing protein, with product MTNDVEREDDADPSDDNLESMIGTFESIANNPFSRLLLKKTLEHCEKDGTNRLEVGLELFLGKREDACIICRLLSKIITYLINKGFANFRVSESEFREVMEDPYWVKGLSSVIKGIALFGVQKPFVPGAPFQVVWNITRRCNMKCEHCYENAGRKDKDELNYQQIIKGLDILAESGVTSVAFSGGEPTIHPCIHEFIQHSKDQGMFAAMATNGYSLSKQKNVDKYVDSGLEFVQISLDGLDPATHDSFRGVNGAWDKAVQAINNCVEADLFVEVATTVTEHNFNEIPLMMEFVRELGVQWFMLYNFIPTGNGSKIMDMDISPEMRQSLLEDAYSQNGKGEMQILSTAPQYARIAKSLASQKSNIIPTHFYNPEYINNSLKKLADFIGGCGAGRFYLSLEPNGDIFPCVFFPHTEEVRLGNILSDDFNVLWKNNDLLLKLRDKNILHGHCGVCESQFICGGCRARAYNYFNDILAPDPGCINNNNEWMNIKKRLNAAQELPDGRILIDLKVEG